One Shewanella sp. MR-4 DNA window includes the following coding sequences:
- a CDS encoding TonB-dependent receptor domain-containing protein gives MINRTSQQFLLSTIAVLVSSQLWAADAPAQEETKKDALGLERITVTGVARGTRVMDSSVSVSSVSLAELEVSTPRSSAEAFRIIPGMKVESTGGEGNANIAVRGLPVASGGAKFLQIQEDGLPILQFGDIAFGNADIFLRLDSTVQTIESIRGGSASTAASNAPGGIINVISKTGSSDAGSVSTTFGLDYDTFRTDFEYGTSINDSLRFHVGGFVRTGEGPRQAGYDANKGGQVKANITKEFDSGYVRLYFKHLDDKSIGYLPMPMYSDGSSVPGFNAKSDAIQSAYFLSTLSLGADGERRRGDMRDGMNPEVNSVGLEASFDLGNDWQVENRFRFSDVSGNFMAPFPAEVANGADIAASIAGTGAKLIYANGPDAGNPMDGLAMRIHTFDVKMNDFGSIVNDLKLTKTFDDTSVTLGYYNATQNINMTWMWNSYLMEVKGDNAALLDVVAADGTAYSDAGLYGYGVPYWGNCCQRNYDTEYNIKAPYLAVASSFGDLSLDASVRYDSGDASGYYAGNVQSQVDMNLDGVISIPEQSVSSIDNANPQPVNYDWSYTSYSLGANYQFDSDLAAFGRLSHGGRANADRLLFGKVRADGSVAKEDAVDNVDQYELGVKYRYDDLSVFATAFYSETEEQNFEATSQRFFDRKYKAKGIEIESAYFIGDFDFRGNVTWTDAEIAKDALTPDVVGNTPRRQADFIYSLMGRYNFDQGSVGINLIGTTDSYAQDNNDLKFDGYNQVNAFATYNLTQALSVSLNVNNLFDATGITEAEEGSIPDNNIIRARTINGRTTSATLRYEF, from the coding sequence GCCGAAGCATTCCGGATCATTCCGGGGATGAAGGTGGAATCAACGGGTGGTGAAGGTAACGCTAACATTGCTGTCCGTGGCTTACCTGTGGCATCGGGCGGTGCTAAGTTTCTTCAAATCCAAGAAGATGGATTACCTATTCTGCAGTTTGGCGATATTGCCTTTGGTAATGCGGATATCTTCTTACGCTTAGATTCTACAGTGCAAACCATTGAATCGATTCGCGGTGGTTCGGCGTCTACTGCGGCCAGTAATGCTCCCGGCGGTATTATTAACGTGATCAGTAAAACTGGTAGCTCGGATGCTGGCAGCGTGTCTACCACCTTTGGCTTGGACTACGATACCTTCCGCACCGACTTTGAATATGGCACGAGTATCAATGACAGCCTGCGTTTCCATGTGGGGGGATTTGTGCGGACTGGCGAAGGTCCTCGCCAAGCTGGTTATGATGCCAACAAGGGCGGCCAGGTAAAAGCCAACATTACCAAAGAGTTCGATAGTGGCTATGTTCGTCTTTATTTTAAACACTTAGATGATAAGAGTATTGGCTACTTACCCATGCCAATGTATTCGGACGGTAGTTCTGTCCCAGGTTTTAATGCGAAATCCGATGCCATTCAATCAGCTTATTTCCTCTCAACCCTGAGTTTAGGTGCCGATGGTGAGCGTCGTCGTGGTGATATGCGCGATGGTATGAATCCTGAGGTTAACTCTGTGGGATTAGAAGCGTCTTTTGATTTGGGCAATGATTGGCAAGTCGAAAACCGTTTCCGTTTCTCGGATGTGAGCGGTAATTTTATGGCGCCATTCCCTGCCGAAGTGGCTAATGGAGCCGACATTGCGGCCAGTATTGCCGGCACTGGCGCCAAGTTGATTTATGCCAATGGTCCCGATGCGGGCAATCCTATGGATGGACTCGCCATGCGTATCCATACCTTCGACGTCAAGATGAATGACTTTGGCTCAATCGTAAACGACTTAAAATTAACGAAAACTTTTGACGATACCAGCGTTACTCTGGGTTATTACAATGCCACCCAAAATATCAATATGACCTGGATGTGGAACTCCTATCTGATGGAAGTCAAAGGGGATAACGCCGCATTGCTCGATGTGGTGGCCGCCGATGGTACCGCCTATTCCGATGCTGGGCTCTACGGCTATGGTGTGCCTTATTGGGGCAACTGTTGCCAACGTAATTACGATACCGAATACAACATTAAGGCGCCTTATCTTGCGGTAGCGTCAAGCTTTGGGGATTTGTCGCTGGATGCCAGTGTGCGGTACGACAGCGGTGATGCCAGTGGTTACTACGCAGGTAATGTGCAATCGCAAGTGGATATGAACTTGGATGGCGTTATCTCTATTCCTGAGCAGAGCGTCTCTTCTATCGATAATGCCAATCCGCAACCTGTGAATTATGACTGGAGCTACACCTCCTATTCACTCGGCGCAAATTATCAGTTTGACAGTGATTTAGCCGCCTTTGGTCGCTTGAGTCATGGTGGCCGCGCCAATGCGGATCGCCTGTTATTTGGTAAGGTTCGTGCCGATGGTTCAGTGGCAAAAGAAGACGCTGTCGATAATGTGGATCAATATGAGTTAGGCGTTAAGTACCGTTACGATGATTTATCTGTGTTCGCGACCGCTTTCTATTCAGAGACCGAAGAGCAAAACTTCGAGGCGACCAGTCAGCGTTTCTTCGACCGTAAGTACAAAGCCAAAGGTATTGAAATTGAATCGGCCTATTTTATCGGTGACTTCGATTTTAGGGGCAATGTCACTTGGACCGACGCTGAAATTGCCAAGGATGCGTTAACGCCAGACGTTGTGGGGAATACCCCAAGAAGACAGGCCGACTTTATCTACTCGCTGATGGGCCGTTATAACTTTGACCAAGGCTCAGTGGGCATCAACCTGATTGGTACCACTGACTCCTATGCACAGGATAATAATGATCTCAAGTTTGATGGTTACAATCAGGTCAATGCCTTTGCAACCTACAACTTGACTCAGGCCTTAAGCGTCTCGTTAAACGTCAACAACCTGTTTGACGCCACGGGTATCACCGAAGCTGAAGAGGGTTCGATTCCTGATAACAATATTATCCGTGCTCGCACCATTAATGGCAGAACCACGAGTGCAACCTTGAGATACGAGTTTTAA
- a CDS encoding carbohydrate kinase family protein: MTVLLSFGEVLVDLLPTDISGKSHQAIAGGAPANVAVGYAKLGGKSYFAGGISTDDYGAMLKQALANEGVVTDYLTQVPEAPTATVVVNLDEHGERTFEFNRQGTADLCYSQRHFDAIPWQQMDIFHLCSNTFTEASIFNASLYGARCANSFNKIVSFDVNLRLSLWPDTALLAERVEQCFRYTQVLKMSREEAEYLALTRNKSFEDYLQFCLAQGVEVILITDGANPVQCITVNERFSVPVPQIKAVDTTAAGDSFMAGFLFALGSELAFDLEHLTLKHRLACQTQLRKAIEFAVRCGAVTCGQKGAFPALPTLSQVS, encoded by the coding sequence ATGACGGTATTACTCAGTTTCGGTGAGGTGTTAGTGGATTTATTGCCCACAGATATTAGCGGCAAGTCCCATCAAGCCATTGCGGGCGGCGCGCCTGCAAACGTGGCTGTGGGTTATGCCAAACTGGGGGGCAAGAGTTACTTTGCCGGCGGCATCAGCACCGATGATTATGGGGCTATGTTAAAACAAGCCCTAGCGAATGAAGGGGTTGTAACGGATTACTTGACCCAAGTGCCGGAGGCGCCAACGGCGACTGTGGTGGTTAATTTGGATGAGCATGGCGAACGGACCTTTGAGTTTAACCGCCAAGGGACTGCCGATCTTTGCTATAGTCAGCGCCATTTTGATGCCATTCCATGGCAACAGATGGATATTTTCCATCTCTGCTCCAATACCTTTACCGAAGCGAGCATTTTTAACGCGAGTCTCTATGGCGCTCGTTGTGCGAATTCATTCAATAAGATAGTGAGTTTTGATGTTAATTTGCGCTTATCGCTCTGGCCCGATACCGCATTGCTTGCTGAGCGGGTTGAGCAGTGTTTTCGTTACACACAAGTGCTGAAAATGAGCCGTGAAGAGGCTGAGTATTTAGCGTTAACGCGGAATAAGAGTTTTGAAGATTATTTGCAGTTTTGTTTGGCGCAAGGTGTTGAAGTTATTCTGATTACTGACGGCGCCAATCCAGTGCAATGCATCACAGTGAATGAACGATTTAGCGTGCCAGTCCCACAAATTAAAGCCGTTGATACCACGGCGGCGGGCGACAGCTTTATGGCGGGTTTTTTGTTTGCGCTAGGTTCTGAGTTAGCGTTTGATCTCGAGCATCTAACCTTAAAACATCGACTCGCATGTCAGACACAGTTGCGCAAGGCGATTGAGTTTGCGGTGCGTTGCGGCGCCGTAACCTGTGGGCAGAAGGGCGCTTT